The Phaeobacter gallaeciensis DSM 26640 genomic sequence TGGGCGTTGGACCGTATCGGGCCAAGCCGTACTGCGGCAGCGTTGTTGTTGCTGGGCGGGGGCGGCGGGACGTTGGTGTTTGCGCTGGCCAGCCAGCCGTTTCACATCAGCCTTGCGATGGTCCTGATCGGGGTGGGATGTTCGCCTGTCCTCATGGCATCCTATTACATATTCGCGCGGGAGTATCCGCCGCGCCGCTTTGCGACACTGGCGGCCCTGATGCTGGGGGTTGGCTCCCTTGGGAACCTGGTTGCATCCTATCCAACGGCGCTTGCGGTTGAGGTTCTGGGATGGCGCGGTACATTGTTTGGGCTTGCGGGGATCTCGACTGCGGTAGCGCTTGGTATTGCGCTGACAGTGAAGGACCCGGCGCGGGTTGAGGTCAGCGACGGCCCCAAAGGCTCTGTGCTGGATATTCTGCGCATGCCTGTGCTTTGGCCGATATTCATCATGATGTTTGTGGCCTATGCACCCTCGGCGGCGCTCCGCGGCCTGTGGATCGGCCCTTATATGAGTGATGTCTTTGGTCTTGGTTCTGAGGCGATTGGGGTCGCCAGTCTGGTGATGGGGGTTGCGATGATTCTCGGCACATTTGCCTATGGGCCGATGGATCGGCTTTTGGGTACACGCAAAGGTGTGGTGCTTGGCGGTAATCTTCTGGCCTGTGCGGCGCTGGGTGGCCTGATGCTATTCATCGACGGGCCAGTGCCATTGGTCGTGGCTCTGATGGCGGCCGTCGGTTTTTTCGGTGCGGCCTTCCCGGTCATCCTGGGGCAGGGACGCGCCTTTGTGCCGCCGCACCTGGTTGGGCGGGGAGTGACCATGCTCAACTTCTTTGGCATTGGCGGAGTGGGAATCATGCAGTTCGCCAGTGGGCGTCTGCATGCAGAAACAACCGGAGCGGAGCTTTCCTTACCGTATTTTGTCATTTTTGGTTTCCTCCTCGCGTTTCTGGCGGCGGGATGCGCAATATATCTGCTCAGCCGCGACAGCTTGGATTGATCTAGCCTTTCCTCGCGCGGGCTTTCCCGATAAGACACCGCAGCCGGTCACGAGGCCGGATACAATTGGAGAAACAAAATGGGTTATCGCGTCGTTATCGCGGGCGCCACGGGCAACGTGGGTCGCGAAATGCTGAACATTCTGGCGGAACGCCAGTTTCCTGTGGATGAGATTGCAGTTCTGGCGAGCCGCAAATCCCTCGGCACCGAAGTTACATTCGGCGACAAGACACTGACGACCCAGGATCTGGATACGTTCGACTTCGCCGGTTGGGATATGGCGCTGTTTGCTGTTGGCTCCGATGCCACCAAGAAATACGCGCCGAAAGCCGCTGCGGCCGGTTGCGTCGTCATCGATAACTCGTCGCTGTACCGCTATGATCATGACGTGCCGCTGATCGTGCCCGAGGTGAACCCGCAGGCGGTGCATGGTTATGCCAAGAAGAACATCATCGCCAACCCCAACTGCTCCACTGCGCAGATGGTTGTGGCGCTGAAGCCGCTGCATGATCGTGCCAAGATCAAGCGTGTCGTGGTGTCGACCTATCAGTCGGTGTCCGGCTCTGGCAAAGATGCGATTGACGAACTGTGGGATCAGACCAAAGCGGTCTACAACCCTACACAGGACGTACCACCGAGCGTCTACACCAAGCAGATTGCCTTCAACGTGATCCCGCACATCGATGTTTTCCTGGACGACGGCTCGACCAAGGAAGAGTGGAAGATGGTCGCCGAGACCAAGAAGATCGTTGATCCCTCGATCAAGGTCACCGCGACCTGCGTGCGGGTGCCGGTCTTTGTCGGTCACTCCGAAGCGATCAACATCGAATTCGAGGACTTCCTTGATGAAGATGAGGCCCGTGACATCCTGCGTGAGGCCCCTGGCATCATGGTGATCGACAAGCGCGAAGACGGCGGCTACGTGACGCCGGTCGAATGTGTTGGTGATTTTGCAACTTTCATCAGCCGTATCCGTCAGGATTCGACCTTGGATAATGGTCTTAACCTGTGGTGTGTCAGCGACAATCTGCGCAAGGGTGCTGCTCTGAATGCGGTTCAGATCGCGGAACTTCTGGGGCGTGAAGTTCTGAAAAAAGGCTAAAAACCTATCCATTCAGATAAGGGGCTGCCTCGAAAGAGGCGGCCCCTTTACCGTTTGTATAACTGTTCTTGCCAGCCTTGATGCCACTAGTCTGATGGGGGTTAGACAACGGTAAATGGGGGATAAGACCATGATGGAAAAACGATCCGCGGAAGATATCGCAGACAGTGCGCGCATTAGCGCGGGCGAAAGCGCCTGGGCCACCGCACGTAATAGTTCGCGGCTGGACGCAGAGATGGCAGCACAGCTGAGAATGGTCCTGAGCGAGAGTTTCCGCACCGCGAAGACCTGGCTGGAGTTGATCCGCGCGCTGCGTATCAAGGGGTTCTACTTGGAGCGGAAAGATGGGCGCATGCGTCTTCGGGACGCCCATAGCCATGTTGAAATCTGCACCTGCCGGTTTCTGGGCTTCCCAGGCCGAGAGCTGGAAACGCGTTTCGGCGAACCTTTGCCTGAATACCTCTGAGAGGCCCAGACACGAAGGGGTGGCGGGCAGGCAATCGCGGATACAACTGGTCACAGCTCGGATGCGTCTCTAGGTTCGGTGGCAGGCGAGGCATTGCCCCGCAGTGTTCATCAATCGAGAGAAATTATGCGATCTGCTTTTTCAGTTTTCACCTTTGGCGCGACGCTTGCCGTGGCCACACATATTGCCTCAGCTGGGGTTTCGGACGTGATACAAGTGGACAGCCAGGTCGTAGCTGTCACTCTTTACCCAGGATTGGCGCAGATCACCCGGACAGCCGATGTGGTGTTGCCTGAGGGGCAGCATGAGCTGATCCTGCAAGGGGTTCCGCGAAGTGCGGAGACGGAGAGCCTGCAGGTTCAAATAAACGGCGCCCGCCGGATCAGTACCCGGGTGCGAGATGAGTTCGTTCCGCCGCGTGACGCGTCGACACCGGAGATTCAGGCCGCCGAAGCGCGCATAGATGAGATCGAAGCACAGATCACTACGGTGGAAGATGAGGCCGCGCGCGCACGGGCTACCGCTCATGCGGCGCGCAGTTCTATTCATTTCCTGGAGCAGCTTGGCAACAATGACGGGCTTGTGGATACAAATGCCACTGCGCTTGCTGATATCGCCCTGATGATCAGCCGTCAGGCCGGCGAAAATCACCGTCAGATTGTTGATGCCGAGGCTGAGGCCCGCAATAAGGAACAAGCGCTGGTTACCTTGCAGGAGAACCTGACAGACGCCCGCGCGGCGCTTGCCGCTCTTACGCTAGAGGACGAGGAGCGCCTCTATATTGAAGTAACGGTTGAAGCCGCCGCCGCGGGGGCAACCTCAATTCGCATGGAGTATCTGACTGAAGGGGCAGGCAATATCGGCTGGTCTCCGAGCTATGAGCTGCATCTCGCAACTGGCAGTGATCCGGAGCTGACGTTGAACCGCAGCGTGATCTTGTCACAGGACACGGGCGAAAACTGGCAGGACGTTGCGCTGACGCTGTCGACCGCAGACCCTTTGGGCCAATCAGCGCCCTCGCGGCTTTTCCCACAGCTGCGGCGGATCGAGAAGCCAATGCCCGTTCCAGAACCGAAACAGCGGATGTCATCTGATATGGAACTGGATCTTGCGAACGAGCCTATAATCGAAGCGGCAGTGGTGGTTGAGGAGATGCTTCGGCAATGGTCTGTCGACCGCAGTGGCGTCGCCGCGGTCTATGAGTTTGATACGCCTGTCTCCGTCGCATCAGGGGCTGAGGCGTTGCGGTTGGAGATGGACAGCCTGAAGACAGCCGCGACGCTCACCGCTCAGGCGGTGCCGCTGCGCAATGAGACGGCCTACCGTATGGTACGCTTCACCAACGAGTTTGGTGAACAGCTATTGGCTGCGACGCAGGCTGCCCATTTTGTCGACGGAAAATTGGTTGCTGTCGCAGATTTTGCCGGGCTGGCACCGGGAGCAGAGGCGGATCTGGGCTTTGGCGCAATCAGAGGTCTGACCCTAAGTCGCGATATTCTTGACCAGAGTGAAGGGGAGCAGGGGCTGATTTCGCGCAACACTGAACAGGTCCGTCGGGTCGAGATTGAGGTGGAGAACCTCACGAACCGTGCTTGGCCGCTGCGCTTGCTGGACCGTGTGCCCTATTCCCAGCAGGACGCGCTGGAGATTACCTGGGACGCCCGCCCGGCACCGACGGAAGAAAACGTCGAGAAACAGCGTGGTATCCTCGCTTGGGATATGGAGATTGCGGCGGGTGCGACCGAAGTGATCGAGATTGATACTGAGCTGAGCTGGCCCGAAGGTCAGATCCTGCGCTGATCTGCGCGCTAACGTTGGCCGCGCAGGCGGCCAACCACGCCACTGGGGAAGAAATAGACACTGAGAATGAACAGCACCCCAAGCCACAACAACCATCTGTCCGGGCTGAGAAGTTCGGGCAGCAGAGGTAACCCTTCGGTCATGCCCGAGAGAACACCCATCAGGTTTTGCAGATAGTTCTGTGCCAGCACAAACAGGGTCGCGCCGATAACTGCGCCGTAGATGGTGCCCATGCCGCCAATGACGACCATCAGCAGAATGTCGATCATGATTGTCATCGACAGGGTGGTATCCGGCCCCACATAGCGCAGCCAGATCGCATAGAGAGATCCTGACAGCGCCGCTATCGCCGCTGAGAGGCAGGTGGCGGTGACGCGGTAGTAGACCACTTTGTAGCCAATTGCCTCTGCTCTGAAGTCATTTTCCCGGATCGCTTGCAGCACGCGGCCAAACGGCGAATTTACGACCCGCAACAGAGCCAGGAACAGCAGCGCGCTGCCGCCGAAAATCAGGTAATAGGTCAGCAATTTTCCGTTCAGTTTAACCCCGAAGAGTTTGCCATCGAACGCCTCTTTGCCGAATTTGAACGCAGGCCCCAGCTCGCGCGGGTTTTTGAAGGTCAGCCCATCCTCGCCTCCTGTGAGCCCGGAGAGCTGGCTGACCAAAACCGCCACGGCAGAGGCAACAGCGAGCGTGATCATGGCAAAGAAAATCGCTCGGACACGCAGGGAAAACAACCCAATCAGCAGCGCCAGAACGGCTGCGAGCGCCGCACCCGTGATAGACCCGATTGCCAGCGCGTCAAAGCCACGTCCCATATGGGTTGAGGTGAGAGCGACCCCATAGGCGCCCATGCCGAAGAACATCGTATGCGCAAAGCTGACAATGCCGCCGTAGCCCAGCAAGAGATCGTAGCTCGCCACCAGCACGATAAAAATGCAGATGCGCGCGGCGGTATCGACGGTGCGAACGCCCGGAAACAGAAAGGGTGCGAAGGCCAGGCAGATCAGGATGACACCAAGCAGCAGGGCAAGGGTGCGAGAGCGTGGCAGGTCGCCAGACAGAAGAGTACGGATCATTTTGCCTTTACCACCGGGATCATGCCCATGGGGCGCCACATCAGGATGGCCACCATCAAGGCGATATTGGAAACTAGGGCCAGTTTCGGCTCTACAAAGGCGATGTAATTCTGCAGCAGCCCGACCAGCAGCGCGCCGATGAAACAGCCCTCAACCGAGCCAAGCCCGCCGATGATCACCACGATGAAGATCAGGATCATCGCCTGATTGCCCATATGGGCGGTGATCACCTCCTGATAGAGGCCCCACATAACGCCCCCAAGTCCGGCCAAGGCCGATCCGGCGATGAACACGCCGATGAAAACCAGCCGCAACCGGTATCCTAGGGCCGCGACCATCTCACCGTTCTGAACACCGGCCCGTACGATCAGGCCGATCTTGGTGCGGCGCAGGACAAACCGCATGGCGGCAAAGACTGCCAATCCAACGCCGACTGTGACCAGCCGATATTTCTCGATCGCGGCATCGCCGAAGGTGAGCGCGCCTTTTAGCGCTTCGGGTCGAGTAAAATAGATTTCCTCTGGCCCCCACAGGACAATGATCAATTGCTCTGCGATGATCAGCCCCCCCATGGTGACAAGGATTTGGCTGAGGTGGTTGCCGTAGACAGGTTTGACAATCACCCGTTCGAAAGCCCAGCCCATGACGGCGGTCGCAGCCATAGCGGCAAGAACCGCGGCCAGGATCGCCAGCAGGTTCAGCCCCAACGAGGGGGCATTGGTCAGATGCCCCAGTGTCAGCAGGACGGAAATCCCGATGAAGGCCCCAACCGAGACAAAGGCGCCGTGACCGAAGTTTATGACGTCCATCAGGCCGAACACCAAAGTCAGCCCTGACGCCATCAGGAAGATCATCATCCCCATGGCCAGACCGGACACTGTCAGGGTCAGCCAGCTGGCCGGGTTCTGCACCGCGATCAGACCGGCGATTGCCAAGATCGGAACCAGCATAAGCGGCGCATAAGGCGCCAGCCTGTCGGCCACCGAAGACCGAGCCATTGTTGGGCTGTGTTCAGGGGCTGCGCTCATCGGCTTGTCTCCTGTCCGATGCAGCCGTTGCGAGATATGTATTGACCGTCAGACATCATTTACTTCGCTTCCATGCTGAGGCCCATCAGCCGTTCCTGAAGGGTGGGATCGCCAGCGAGTTCGGCCATCGCTCCGGACCAGATCACGCGGCCGTCGTCCATCACGTTGGCGGTATCGCCAAGTGCCTTTGCGACGGCGAAATTCTGTTCGACCATCAGGATTGAGGCTCCCTGGTCCTTTAGGTCCTTGAGCGCGCGGGCCATCGTGGAAATGATCGCAGGGGCCAACCCCTTGGTTGGTTCGTCAATCAGGTAGAGCTTGCGCTCTTCGATCATGGCGCGGGCAATCGACAGCATCTGTTTCTGCCCACCGGAGAGATTGCCGGCTTCGGAGGTCCAGAATGTCTTCAGCGGCGGAAACGCCTGAAAGATCCAGTCCAGACGCGCGGAATCAATGGGGCCGGAGACAGCGGCCAGCACCATGTTCTCCTCCACGGTCAGATCGGCAAAAATGCCCATGTCCTCGGGCACGAATCCCAGGCCTGATCGCGCTATATTGGCAGTGGGCATCCGGGTGATGTCATCGCCATCAAAGAGGATACGCCCGCGATGCGCCCGCCAGTGCCCGATCACACTGCGCAGGGTCGTGGTCTTACCGACGCCGTTGCGCCCCAACAGCATGGTGACGCCGCCGCGCGGCACGTTGAGATCGACACCCTGAAGAATATGGTACTGCGCAATATTCGTGTAGATCCCTTCAATCCGAAGGATCGGATCGCCGGTGGTCCCAGTCTGGGCAAGATCAGACATGATCCAAAACCCCCTCAAGTCCGCGCCCCATATAGGCCTCTTGCACGATGTCCGAGGCCATCACCTTGGCCGGGGCACCATCTGCCGCCAGCGCGCCATTGTGCAGGACGATAATGCGGTCGGCGAGGGTTCGGATCACATCCATCTTATGCTCCACCAATAGGACGGTGCGGTCGCTCTGCGCTTTCAGGTCTGCGATGAGGTCCAGCACAACCGGGGCCTCATCGACGCTCATCCCGGCGGTTGGCTCGTCAAACATGTAGATCAGCGGGTCGAGGGCAATCAGCAGAGCGACTTCCAGCTTGCGCTGATTGCCGTGGGACAGCTCTGAGACGATCTGGTTGCGCTCCTCCAGAAGGCGCACACGGGCTAGGATTTCTTCGGCCTGATCCATCAGATCGGCGTGGCCTGTAACCATTGACCAGAGATTGAATCCGCGCCTGGCTTTGGCCTGAACCACCAGACGGACATTCTCCAATACGGACAGATTGGGAAACAAGTTGGTCATCTGAAAAGCGCGTCCGATACCGGCCTTTGTACGGGCTGAAACGGAGGCGGTGCTGATGTCCTGACCGTTCAGCGTGACGCGTCCGGCGGTGGCGGGGATCTGCCCGGAAATCAGATTGAAATAGGTGGTCTTCCCAGCGCCGTTGGGTCCGACGATGGCGGTCAGTTCACCGGCGTGAAAGGCACATGTAACGGCATCGACAGCCACGTGCCCACCGAAGCGTACAGTCAGTTCATCGGTGGTTAGAAGGGGGGCAGTCATGAACGGATCCGTGTGGAGTGTGATTGAATCGCGGTTGTCCGTCTGGCACCGCTGGCAGGCGCGATCTTGAGGTGGTTGACCGGGCCCGGCATCACATGCGCCGGACCCGAGAGAAGGGTGCGATCAGTTGCGCACCGGGATCGGCAGATCGTCGATGCCCAACTCGCGAACCAATTCGGGGATCGCCCATTCGACATCATCTTCGACACGCAATTTGAAGTGGTACATCGGCTGTAGCGCTTGATGATCTTCGGCCCTGAACTGCATGGTGCCTTTCGGGGTTTCCCACTTCATGCCTTCCATCGCGGTGATCAACGCTTCGGTGTCGGTGGAGCCGGCTTTCTTGATGGCTTCCACGGCAGCGATACCAGCGGCCATGCCGCCTGCGGTGAAGAAATCAGGAGGGCTGTCAAACCGCTCAAAATGGGTTTTAACGAGCCAGTCGTTCACGGGATTGTCGGGCAGCTCATAGTAATAATAGGTGCCACCTTCCATGCCTGCGAAATCCTTGAACCCCTTCAAAGCGGCAAGGATATTGCCGACACCGGCAAATTCGATCCCGAAACGGCCCGGATCCATGGCGTTGATTTTGGCCCAAGGGTTGCCGCCACCAGCCCAGATGATGAAGAGCTTCTTTTCGCCTTCGAGATCTTTCATCGCGTTGAAGATCCGTTCCCCGGCCGCCGTAAAGTCAGTGGTATCGGTCGGTGCGAATTCTTCGTGGACGATCTCGTGCCCCTGCGCGGTAAGGGCTTCGCGGAAAGCGGCGATGCCATCGCGGCCAAAGGCGTAGTCCTGTGCCAGCGTTGCGATATGCACGTTGTCCCCGGCCAAGGCGATGGCGCTGGCTACGGCATCCTGAGAGGAATTGCGAGAGGTCCGGAAGATGTAGCGGTTCCAGTTCGACCCGGTAATGGAGTCAGCAACCGCCGGTTCTACGATCAGCAATTTTTCGTATTCTTCGGCGACCGGTAGCATCGCTAGCGCGACGCCGGAGCTGACCGGCCCGATGGCCAGATCGACCTCATCGTCGCCATAGGCCTCCTCAAGCAGGGCCTTGCCGTTCTCGGGCTTCAGCTGGGTGTCTTTTTCGATCACCACGATCTTCTCGCCGTTCACCTCCATGGTGCCGCCGGTGGCGTATTCCAGCCCCAGCATCAGGCCGTCGTGTGACTGTTTGGCGTAGGCCTCAAACGGGCCGGTTTTGCCATAGACGTGGGCGATTTTAATATCAGCAAAGGCGGCGGTGGCCAAAGCTGACGTCAGCGTCAGTGCGGAGACCATCCCCGCAGCAAATGTGCGTTTCATCCTGTAACTCCCTCGTGGCGCGCCAAGCCATCTGGCGCGGTCTCGCTCCTGTCGTGGCAGGCTAGCGGCGAGGTGTCAAACCGGTCAATTGCGCGAAAATACGTATTTCCTTATGCAGTTTTGCCTCGTGGGTCGTCCGGGGCTACTTCGATGTCCAGTCCGTGGCGAGGGCGCGCGCATTCTGCGCGAGCAGCATGACATCAATCCCGACGGCGAGGAATTGTGCCCCCATGTCGAAATAGGCCTGTGTGGCCTCGGGCGAGGTGCCCAATATGCCCGGCGCCTTGCCTGCGGCCTTGATCCGCGCCAGCGCGTCGGCAATCACGGCGCGCACCTCTGGGTGAGCGGAATTGCCCTGATGTCCCATATCCGTGGAGAGGTCGGCGGGCCCGATGAAGATACCATCAACACCCGGCACCGCCAGAATTTCTTCGAGATTTTCGATGCCTTTACGGTTTTCGACTTGCAACAGCAGGCAGACCTGCTGATCGGCGGTTTGAATGTAGTCGCTGGCGGTACCGAACAGGGTCGCGCGCGCAGCCGTCGCGCCGACACCACGAGTGCCATGCGGCGGGTACTGGCAGGCGCGCACAAGTTCGCGAGCCTGATCGGCATCCTCGACGATGGGGACCAGAACAGTTTGCGCACCGGCGTCCAGCACCTGTTTGATGATCCAGGTTTCACCGATGGGCACGCGCACCACCGGATGGCTGTCCGATGCTGCCAGCGCCATCAGCTGATCCCGAATGGAGCGGATGTCATTTGGGGCATGTTCCCCGTCGATCACCAGCCAGTCAAAGCCACAGGTCCCCATGACTTCGGCGACGGTCGCTTCGCCAAAACTCATCCAGCAGCCGATTTGACGATCCCCGTTGGCCAGCGCCTGTTTGAAGGTGTTTTTGGGTGCAGGCATAGAAACTCTCCGGTTTTGATCAGGTGCAGTCGGTTGTGTCTGTTCGGGATGGGCGCAACTGAGGAAAAAGGTATCGCCCCGCGCCGCAGCTTGTCCAGCGGCCCCGCATCGACCTCGTCGAAGCGGGTTTGCCCTTGCTAGAGCGTTCGGGCGATTTCGGTGATGACGTCATGTGCCATCATGACATCGGCTTCGGTTGTTTCAAATTGCCCGGCCTGAAAACGGATCACCAGAGCGCCATCTACGCGAGTCTGGGTCAGGTAAATGCGACCATCGTCGTTGATCGCATTCACCAATCGCAGATTCAAATCGTCCAGATCCGTGGCTCCATCGGGTTGATACCGAAAGGACCAGAGAGACCACATTGGCGGTGTCACGATCTCGAAATCAGGCTCTAACTCGAGCCGATCATGCAGTTTCTGTGACCATGTCACATGATTGCGCAACCGTTGGCGCAACCCTTCCAGACCGTAGGTCCGGATCAGAAACCAGATCTTGAGCGCGCGGAATCGGCGACCCAAGGGCACTGACCATTCAGAGTAGTTGATGATGCCGTCTTTGCCATGAGTTTTGAGATACTCGGGGCTTATGGCCAGCGTTCGGACCAGGTCGTCCGGATCTTTCAGGAAATGGGCGGAGCAATCAAATTGCACCCCCAGCCATTTGTGCGGATTGAAAACGATGCTGTCTGCGCGCTCAATTCCGGGCCAGTAATGGCGGTATTCGGGGCAGATCATGGCGGAGCCGGCCCAGGCGGCGTCCACATGGGTATAGAGTCCATATTTTTCAGCCACATCGAGTATCTGATCGACTGGGTCGGTGGCGCCAACTCCCGTGCCTCCGACACAAAGGATGACGCCGGCGGGCCGGTGGCCGGCCGCGATGTCGGCCTCAATTGCTGCAGCCAGCGCGTCGGGGTCCATGCCGCGCCAGTCTCCCTTGATCGGAACACGGACAAGATTTTGCTGGCCGATACCGGCAACCCAGATGGCGCGATCGACGGAGGTATGCACCTCCGAAGAGCAGTAGATGCGCAAAGTCTTTTGAGTAAATAGCCCTTGCTCATTGCCTTGCCAGTTCAGCGCCTTCTCCCGCATTGTCAGAACAGCTGCGAGGGTCGCGGAGGACGCGCTGTCCTGAATGACCCCCTGAAACTCTTCCGGCAAGTCGAGCGCCTGACGCAGCCAGTCCATCATGCAGGTTTCCATTTCGGTCGCCGCGGGAGAGGTTTGCCAGAGCATGCACTGCGGCGCGATGGCAGAGGTGAGGAATTCCGCCAACACTGATGGGGCAGCGGCATTTGAGGTGAAGTAGGCAAAGAACCGCGGATGTTGCCAGTGGGTGATCCCGGGCATTACGATGGTTTCAAAATCGGCAAAGATTGCCTCCATACCTTCGCCGGTTTCGGGCGGCGTGGCGGGGAGCGCATTCAGAACGTCGCCGGGTTCGGTTCTGGCACGCACTGGCCTGTCACCAACCGTCTGATGATAGTTTTGCGTCCAGTCGGCAATCTTGCGTCCCCAATGGGAAAAGTCAGTCCAGTTCATTGTCCGTCCTTTGCGCTGAGAGGGGAAACCCACGAGACGTTATATAATTAACATGTGTATTAAAACCTGTCTACTTTTTGGAATTATATCAATAGATAAGATTGGTTGAGCGCAATTCAGCCTATCTGGGCAGAGTACATACTGATTGAGCTGTTTTCAGAAGCACGCTCTTGCTGGCGTTGTCATTGAAGGTTTGCCTTTGTGCGCAGGGGCGGCGATAATTGGCCATGACCAAGCAGTTACCAAGCACAGACCGATCTTTGCCCATCGCCCTACTACGCGCCCGCGAGCGTGTGATGGGCCCTATCCGCGCGCTTCTGAGCGACGCCGGTTTGACGGAACAGCAGTGGCGTGTGCTGCGTGTTGTTCAGGAAACCGGAGGTATCGATCCTACGCAGATTTCTGAACGGGCCTGTCTTTTGCTGCCAAGCCTGACACGTATTTTGCAGAAGCTTGAAGACAAGGGGCTGATCCAGCGCACGAAGGATCAGATAGATCGCCGCCGCCAGATCGTAAGCATTACCTCAGCGGGGGCGCAGGTCATTGATGATAATCTGGATGCCAGCCTTGCCGTCATTGCGCGCACCCGTAGCCAGATGGGCGAGGAGCGTTACGAGGCGTTGCTGGATTTGCTGAACGAGCTGCATCAACTGGACGAATAGGGGCCTGTTCTACTGCCGTGACAGCAGCATGATTTGGACATCGGCGACATTTGTGCCGGTTCCGCCTGTTATGAGGAGATCGCCCGAAAGCTTCAGCGCGGCATGACTGTCGTTGTTTTTAAGAAGGGCATCGGGGTTACCGCCGTTCTCACTGATACGTTGCCAGGTACCGCTATCGACGATACCGCCTGCTGCATCTGTCGGACCGTCACGACCATCAGTGCCTGCGGAGAGGAAGGTCCAATGCTCTTTGAGGGCACGAGGCCCCAAGCGGGCGATATGTAAGGCCAGTTCCTGATTCCGCCCGCCACGCCCGCACCCGGTCAGCTGCACAGTTGTTTCGCCGCCAAAAATCAGCGCAGTGGGGCGGCTGGTCTCATGCGCTTGGATGGCGGTGAGAATTTCTGTTGCTGCCCCCTCGACATCGCCAATAAGCGCATCGTTGACGATATGTGCCGCCCATCCATCGCGCCTAGCCTGATCGCGCATCGCAATCAGGCTATGGCGGTTTGAGCCGATCAGATGGGCTGACGTCACACTGGAGTCCGCAAGCGATTGCTTTGGGTCTTCCGGTGTGGCCAGATGGGTTCGAACCGCGTGAGGCAGCCCGTCCCACAGGTTATGGGACAGAAGGCAGTCGCGCGCCATTGACCGCGAGCCCAGTGGTGCCACCGTCGGGCCTGAGGCGATGGCTCTCAGATCATCGCCGATGACATCCGAGAGAATATAGCTAAACACCTGTGCGGGTTGCGCGGCACTCAACAGGCCGCCACCCTTAAGCTCCGACAGTTGTTGGCGGATTAGATTCATCTCGGTGATGTCGATACCGGCCCCGAGCAGCAGATCCGTCACAGCGGTTTTGTCAGCCAGCGTGAGACCTCCCGCAGGCGCGACCGCCAGAGCGGAGCCGCCGCCTGATATCA encodes the following:
- a CDS encoding MFS transporter, with product MQVGLIILCLGYVLSQFFRAFLAVLSSALQTDLGASPEDLAFASGLWFLTFAVMQLPVGWALDRIGPSRTAAALLLLGGGGGTLVFALASQPFHISLAMVLIGVGCSPVLMASYYIFAREYPPRRFATLAALMLGVGSLGNLVASYPTALAVEVLGWRGTLFGLAGISTAVALGIALTVKDPARVEVSDGPKGSVLDILRMPVLWPIFIMMFVAYAPSAALRGLWIGPYMSDVFGLGSEAIGVASLVMGVAMILGTFAYGPMDRLLGTRKGVVLGGNLLACAALGGLMLFIDGPVPLVVALMAAVGFFGAAFPVILGQGRAFVPPHLVGRGVTMLNFFGIGGVGIMQFASGRLHAETTGAELSLPYFVIFGFLLAFLAAGCAIYLLSRDSLD
- a CDS encoding aspartate-semialdehyde dehydrogenase codes for the protein MGYRVVIAGATGNVGREMLNILAERQFPVDEIAVLASRKSLGTEVTFGDKTLTTQDLDTFDFAGWDMALFAVGSDATKKYAPKAAAAGCVVIDNSSLYRYDHDVPLIVPEVNPQAVHGYAKKNIIANPNCSTAQMVVALKPLHDRAKIKRVVVSTYQSVSGSGKDAIDELWDQTKAVYNPTQDVPPSVYTKQIAFNVIPHIDVFLDDGSTKEEWKMVAETKKIVDPSIKVTATCVRVPVFVGHSEAINIEFEDFLDEDEARDILREAPGIMVIDKREDGGYVTPVECVGDFATFISRIRQDSTLDNGLNLWCVSDNLRKGAALNAVQIAELLGREVLKKG
- a CDS encoding branched-chain amino acid ABC transporter permease, with protein sequence MIRTLLSGDLPRSRTLALLLGVILICLAFAPFLFPGVRTVDTAARICIFIVLVASYDLLLGYGGIVSFAHTMFFGMGAYGVALTSTHMGRGFDALAIGSITGAALAAVLALLIGLFSLRVRAIFFAMITLAVASAVAVLVSQLSGLTGGEDGLTFKNPRELGPAFKFGKEAFDGKLFGVKLNGKLLTYYLIFGGSALLFLALLRVVNSPFGRVLQAIRENDFRAEAIGYKVVYYRVTATCLSAAIAALSGSLYAIWLRYVGPDTTLSMTIMIDILLMVVIGGMGTIYGAVIGATLFVLAQNYLQNLMGVLSGMTEGLPLLPELLSPDRWLLWLGVLFILSVYFFPSGVVGRLRGQR
- a CDS encoding ABC transporter ATP-binding protein, whose protein sequence is MSDLAQTGTTGDPILRIEGIYTNIAQYHILQGVDLNVPRGGVTMLLGRNGVGKTTTLRSVIGHWRAHRGRILFDGDDITRMPTANIARSGLGFVPEDMGIFADLTVEENMVLAAVSGPIDSARLDWIFQAFPPLKTFWTSEAGNLSGGQKQMLSIARAMIEERKLYLIDEPTKGLAPAIISTMARALKDLKDQGASILMVEQNFAVAKALGDTANVMDDGRVIWSGAMAELAGDPTLQERLMGLSMEAK
- a CDS encoding branched-chain amino acid ABC transporter permease; its protein translation is MSAAPEHSPTMARSSVADRLAPYAPLMLVPILAIAGLIAVQNPASWLTLTVSGLAMGMMIFLMASGLTLVFGLMDVINFGHGAFVSVGAFIGISVLLTLGHLTNAPSLGLNLLAILAAVLAAMAATAVMGWAFERVIVKPVYGNHLSQILVTMGGLIIAEQLIIVLWGPEEIYFTRPEALKGALTFGDAAIEKYRLVTVGVGLAVFAAMRFVLRRTKIGLIVRAGVQNGEMVAALGYRLRLVFIGVFIAGSALAGLGGVMWGLYQEVITAHMGNQAMILIFIVVIIGGLGSVEGCFIGALLVGLLQNYIAFVEPKLALVSNIALMVAILMWRPMGMIPVVKAK
- a CDS encoding DUF4139 domain-containing protein; the encoded protein is MRSAFSVFTFGATLAVATHIASAGVSDVIQVDSQVVAVTLYPGLAQITRTADVVLPEGQHELILQGVPRSAETESLQVQINGARRISTRVRDEFVPPRDASTPEIQAAEARIDEIEAQITTVEDEAARARATAHAARSSIHFLEQLGNNDGLVDTNATALADIALMISRQAGENHRQIVDAEAEARNKEQALVTLQENLTDARAALAALTLEDEERLYIEVTVEAAAAGATSIRMEYLTEGAGNIGWSPSYELHLATGSDPELTLNRSVILSQDTGENWQDVALTLSTADPLGQSAPSRLFPQLRRIEKPMPVPEPKQRMSSDMELDLANEPIIEAAVVVEEMLRQWSVDRSGVAAVYEFDTPVSVASGAEALRLEMDSLKTAATLTAQAVPLRNETAYRMVRFTNEFGEQLLAATQAAHFVDGKLVAVADFAGLAPGAEADLGFGAIRGLTLSRDILDQSEGEQGLISRNTEQVRRVEIEVENLTNRAWPLRLLDRVPYSQQDALEITWDARPAPTEENVEKQRGILAWDMEIAAGATEVIEIDTELSWPEGQILR